The following are encoded together in the Pleurocapsa sp. FMAR1 genome:
- a CDS encoding antibiotic biosynthesis monooxygenase family protein, translated as MAIVTLINLFSVPQEIEAQFSRSWHKTAEQMKQQPGFIDTKLHRNLKKMGSFSLLM; from the coding sequence ATGGCGATCGTAACTCTAATTAATTTATTTTCTGTACCTCAAGAAATAGAAGCCCAATTTAGTCGAAGCTGGCATAAAACAGCCGAGCAAATGAAACAGCAACCAGGATTTATTGATACCAAACTGCACCGTAATCTAAAAAAGATGGGAAGTTTCAGTTTATTAATGTAG
- the thrC gene encoding threonine synthase, translating into MALVTLSIPLTNLSYPSVAKAANNWQGLIETYRSYLPVSEATPVVTLLEGNTPLILANGISSKIGRGVKVYVKYDGLNPTGSFKDRGMTMAISKAKEDGATAVICASTGNTSASAAAYARRAGLKAFVVIPDGYVALGKLAQALLYGAEIIAVDGNFDDALTIVCQLSENYPVQLVNSVNPYRLQGQKTAAFEIVDVLGNAPDWLCIPVGNAGNITAYWMGFCEYHTAGKSSQLPKMMGFQAAGAAPLVSGERVHNPDTIATAIRIGNPASWQKAIAVQEASQGEFNSVTDTEILDAYRLLASEEGIFCEPASAASVAGLLKVKDRVLDNATVVCVLTGNGLKDPSSAVDHSLNEVKLGVPLEIEKVARVMGL; encoded by the coding sequence ATAGCCCTCGTGACACTAAGTATCCCCTTGACCAACCTATCCTATCCAAGCGTTGCCAAAGCAGCAAATAACTGGCAGGGTTTGATCGAAACTTATCGCTCTTATTTACCTGTAAGCGAAGCCACTCCCGTAGTTACTTTACTAGAGGGTAATACTCCCTTAATTCTAGCTAATGGCATCTCGTCTAAAATTGGTCGTGGGGTCAAAGTCTATGTCAAATATGATGGTCTAAATCCTACAGGCAGTTTCAAAGACCGAGGTATGACCATGGCTATTTCCAAAGCTAAAGAAGATGGGGCAACAGCGGTTATCTGTGCTAGTACAGGCAATACATCAGCATCCGCAGCAGCCTATGCTCGTCGTGCGGGCTTAAAAGCGTTTGTAGTAATTCCCGATGGTTATGTTGCTTTAGGTAAACTAGCTCAGGCTTTATTATACGGTGCGGAAATAATTGCCGTAGACGGTAACTTTGATGATGCCTTGACTATTGTGTGTCAGCTTTCTGAAAATTATCCAGTTCAGTTAGTCAATTCTGTTAACCCTTATCGTCTCCAGGGACAAAAGACCGCAGCTTTTGAGATAGTTGATGTCTTGGGCAATGCTCCCGACTGGCTATGTATTCCTGTAGGCAATGCTGGTAATATTACTGCCTATTGGATGGGCTTTTGCGAATATCATACCGCTGGAAAATCTTCTCAGCTACCAAAAATGATGGGTTTCCAGGCAGCAGGTGCTGCTCCTCTAGTTTCAGGTGAGCGTGTGCATAATCCTGATACCATAGCAACAGCAATTAGAATTGGTAATCCTGCCAGTTGGCAAAAAGCGATCGCCGTTCAAGAAGCCAGCCAAGGAGAATTTAATTCTGTAACCGATACAGAAATTCTTGATGCTTATCGTCTCTTAGCTTCAGAAGAAGGAATATTTTGTGAACCAGCTAGTGCAGCTTCAGTAGCAGGTTTGCTTAAGGTTAAAGATCGAGTCCTAGACAACGCTACGGTAGTTTGCGTCCTTACAGGTAATGGTCTAAAAGATCCTAGTAGCGCAGTAGATCATAGCCTTAACGAGGTGAAATTAGGCGTTCCTCTAGAAATAGAAAAAGTAGCAAGAGTAATGGGCTTGTAA
- a CDS encoding DEAD/DEAH box helicase, whose amino-acid sequence MTTTFQDLGLSDACLAQLEQLEFTEPTQIQQDAIPALLEGKDIVGQSQTGTGKTAAFSLPALEIVDPNNKAVQALILTPTRELAQQVGQAIQDFTSREQKVVSMTVYGGQSIERQISKLRRGVQIVVGTPGRVIDLLERRELILDELKLAILDEADEMLSMGFIDDIKKILRRTPEGRQTACLSATMPREIKDLIKNFLNSPEYITVKQQEAAPTRIDQHVYMVPRGWQKIKALQPILELEEPESALIFVRTKRTASELTSKLQEAGHSVDEYHGNLSQVQRERLVKRFRDGKVRMVVATDIAARGLDVQDLSHVINYDLPDNAETYIHRIGRTGRAGKTGTAIAIAQSGDRRSLNQIERRIRSKLDVAQIPNRAQVEAKRIGKLQAKIKETLAGERMASFLPLVRELSDEYDAQAIAAAALQMVYDRDCPNWMKGDWEIPEDSFSKPVVKGKKGRSSRRGSYSSGSKSKLVPRTKPQGKVRSQVIIEQ is encoded by the coding sequence ATGACAACCACTTTCCAAGACTTAGGACTATCAGACGCTTGTTTAGCACAGCTAGAACAGCTAGAATTTACTGAACCTACCCAGATTCAACAAGATGCCATACCAGCTTTATTAGAAGGTAAGGATATTGTTGGTCAGTCTCAAACAGGGACAGGGAAAACCGCAGCTTTTTCCCTTCCTGCACTAGAAATTGTCGATCCCAATAACAAGGCCGTACAGGCTTTGATTCTGACACCTACTAGAGAGCTAGCTCAACAGGTGGGTCAGGCAATTCAAGATTTCACCTCCAGAGAACAAAAAGTCGTTTCTATGACAGTTTATGGTGGTCAATCTATTGAAAGACAAATCAGTAAACTGCGCCGAGGAGTTCAGATTGTTGTCGGTACTCCAGGACGAGTAATCGATCTTCTAGAACGTCGTGAACTAATTTTAGATGAGCTAAAGTTAGCCATTCTAGATGAAGCTGACGAAATGCTGAGTATGGGATTTATCGACGATATTAAAAAAATTCTGCGTCGTACCCCTGAAGGAAGACAAACTGCCTGTTTGTCCGCCACTATGCCGAGAGAAATTAAAGATCTGATCAAAAACTTTTTAAACTCTCCCGAATACATCACGGTTAAGCAACAAGAAGCAGCACCGACTAGAATTGACCAGCACGTTTATATGGTGCCTCGTGGTTGGCAAAAAATTAAGGCACTACAGCCTATCTTAGAGCTAGAAGAGCCAGAATCTGCGCTTATATTTGTTCGTACTAAGCGGACTGCTAGCGAGTTAACCAGCAAGTTGCAAGAAGCAGGTCACAGCGTTGATGAGTATCATGGCAACTTGAGTCAGGTGCAGCGAGAAAGACTAGTAAAACGCTTCCGTGATGGCAAAGTTAGAATGGTAGTAGCTACAGATATTGCAGCCAGAGGACTAGACGTACAGGATTTGAGTCATGTAATCAACTACGACTTACCTGATAACGCCGAGACATATATTCACCGTATTGGGCGGACTGGTCGTGCAGGTAAAACAGGTACAGCGATCGCCATTGCCCAATCAGGAGATCGTCGTAGTCTCAATCAAATTGAGCGTCGCATCCGTTCTAAGCTAGATGTTGCTCAAATCCCTAATAGAGCGCAGGTAGAAGCCAAGCGCATTGGCAAGCTTCAGGCAAAAATTAAAGAAACCCTAGCAGGGGAAAGAATGGCATCATTCTTGCCTTTAGTTAGAGAATTGAGCGACGAATATGATGCTCAAGCGATCGCAGCAGCAGCCTTGCAAATGGTCTATGACCGTGACTGTCCTAACTGGATGAAAGGCGATTGGGAGATTCCTGAAGATAGCTTTTCCAAACCAGTTGTTAAAGGCAAAAAAGGTCGTTCTTCTCGTAGAGGCAGCTACAGCAGTGGCAGTAAGTCTAAATTAGTTCCTAGAACTAAGCCCCAAGGTAAAGTCAGATCCCAAGTGATTATTGAACAATAA
- the rimO gene encoding 30S ribosomal protein S12 methylthiotransferase RimO encodes MANKPTIAISHLGCEKNRIDSEHMLGLLAQAGYQVDSNEELADYVIVNTCSFIQEAREESVRTLVELAEADKKIVITGCMAQHFQGELLEELPEAMAVVGSGDYHKIVDVIERTQTGERVIEITEEPVYIADETVPRYRTTTEGVAYLRVAEGCDYRCAFCIIPHLRGNQRSRSIESIVAEAKSLASQGVQEIILISQITTNYGKDLYGKPMLAELLIELGKVDVPWIRIHYAYPTGLTSDVIAAIRDTPNILPYLDLPLQHSHPEILRAMNRPWQGRVNDAIIERIKQELPGAVLRTTFIVGFPGETEAHFQHLVEFVKRHEFDHVGVFTFSPEEEAPAHSMENQVDPQISNNRRDILMQTQQPIAAAKNQAYVGKKLNVLVEQEHPSSGQLIGRSTQFAPEVDGLVYVRGEASLGSIIPVNITAADVYDLYGEVAPVAAYAAV; translated from the coding sequence GCCAACTATAGCTATATCCCATTTGGGATGTGAAAAAAACCGTATAGATTCAGAACATATGCTGGGCTTATTAGCTCAAGCAGGTTATCAAGTAGATTCCAACGAAGAATTAGCTGATTATGTAATTGTCAATACCTGTAGTTTTATTCAAGAAGCTAGAGAAGAATCAGTTCGTACATTAGTAGAATTAGCAGAAGCAGATAAAAAGATTGTCATTACTGGCTGTATGGCGCAGCACTTTCAGGGGGAACTTTTAGAAGAATTACCTGAAGCAATGGCGGTAGTGGGTAGTGGCGACTATCACAAAATAGTTGACGTGATTGAGCGCACCCAAACAGGGGAAAGAGTCATCGAAATCACTGAAGAACCAGTTTATATTGCCGATGAGACAGTTCCTCGCTACCGAACTACTACTGAAGGGGTAGCGTACCTGAGAGTGGCAGAAGGCTGCGACTATCGCTGTGCTTTTTGCATTATTCCTCATCTGCGGGGTAATCAGCGATCGCGTTCGATTGAATCAATTGTCGCTGAAGCTAAGTCTTTAGCTTCCCAGGGAGTACAAGAAATAATTCTGATTTCCCAAATCACCACCAACTATGGCAAAGATCTTTATGGCAAACCGATGCTGGCAGAGCTTTTAATCGAGTTGGGCAAGGTTGACGTGCCTTGGATCAGGATTCACTATGCTTATCCCACAGGATTAACTTCAGATGTCATAGCTGCCATTAGAGATACACCTAATATTCTTCCTTATCTAGATTTACCCTTACAGCATTCCCATCCCGAAATTTTAAGAGCCATGAATCGCCCTTGGCAGGGAAGGGTAAACGATGCCATTATTGAGCGTATTAAACAAGAATTACCAGGGGCAGTATTGAGGACTACTTTTATAGTTGGTTTTCCTGGGGAAACAGAAGCTCATTTCCAGCATTTAGTAGAATTTGTCAAACGACATGAGTTTGACCACGTTGGGGTGTTCACATTCTCTCCTGAAGAGGAAGCCCCTGCTCACAGCATGGAAAATCAAGTTGATCCCCAAATCAGCAATAATCGCCGAGATATTTTAATGCAGACCCAGCAACCAATTGCTGCTGCTAAAAACCAAGCTTATGTCGGTAAAAAATTAAATGTTCTTGTCGAACAAGAACATCCTAGTTCGGGGCAGTTAATTGGTCGCTCTACACAATTTGCTCCAGAAGTTGACGGACTTGTATATGTTCGTGGTGAAGCTTCTCTAGGTTCAATAATTCCTGTAAATATCACTGCCGCAGATGTTTACGACCTTTATGGGGAAGTTGCTCCCGTAGCAGCTTATGCAGCAGTCTAA